In the Pirellulales bacterium genome, one interval contains:
- the proB gene encoding glutamate 5-kinase, with translation MTDLLRQEIATAAHTLVVKVGTRILTGADGLLDQERVAALAEELHHVVASGRKVALVSSGAVGAGMGRLGIKRRPTDLAQLQAVAAVGQSALVEAYDRNLRLHGHHAAQVLLIADDLDNRTRYLNIRNTLLALLEFGAVPVINENDTVSVEELQTTFGDNDRLAAMVTNLIRAPLLVLLSDVEGLYDGEPSDRSNVIPTVTRLDESIWALVHDRATGLSKGGMASKLKAASMAVSAGENVVIASGKQPGTLARILAGEPVGTLFVAQGESVSSWKRWLGLTAQPRGRLTVDDGARRAIEHQGRSLLAIGIIGVDGTFRKGDVVALDDIRGQEFARGLSNYASEEIARIKGLKTDQIATALGHCPHDEVIHRDHLARGEGRGTRG, from the coding sequence ATGACCGACCTATTGCGACAAGAAATCGCCACTGCCGCTCACACGCTCGTCGTGAAAGTCGGCACGCGAATCCTCACCGGCGCCGATGGGCTCTTGGATCAAGAGCGCGTCGCTGCGCTGGCGGAGGAGTTGCACCATGTCGTCGCGTCGGGTCGAAAAGTGGCGCTCGTCAGTTCCGGCGCGGTCGGGGCCGGCATGGGACGGCTCGGCATCAAACGCCGCCCGACCGATCTGGCCCAGCTACAGGCCGTGGCCGCCGTCGGCCAAAGCGCCCTGGTCGAAGCCTACGACCGCAATCTCCGCCTGCACGGGCATCATGCGGCCCAAGTGCTGCTGATCGCCGACGATCTCGACAACCGCACACGCTATCTCAATATCCGCAATACGTTGTTGGCGCTGCTCGAATTCGGAGCAGTGCCAGTCATCAATGAAAACGACACCGTCAGCGTCGAAGAGCTTCAAACCACCTTTGGCGACAACGACCGGCTGGCTGCGATGGTTACAAACCTGATCCGCGCTCCGCTGTTGGTGCTTCTGTCGGACGTCGAGGGGCTGTACGACGGCGAACCGAGCGATCGCTCCAATGTGATCCCGACCGTAACGCGGCTCGACGAATCGATTTGGGCCCTGGTGCATGATCGGGCCACGGGGTTGAGCAAGGGCGGCATGGCCAGCAAGCTCAAAGCGGCCAGCATGGCGGTCAGCGCCGGCGAAAACGTCGTCATCGCCAGCGGCAAGCAACCCGGCACGCTCGCACGAATCTTGGCCGGCGAACCGGTGGGAACGCTGTTCGTCGCCCAAGGCGAATCGGTTTCATCCTGGAAACGCTGGCTCGGCCTGACGGCCCAGCCGCGTGGCCGATTGACCGTGGACGACGGGGCCCGGCGGGCCATCGAGCATCAAGGCCGCAGCTTACTGGCGATCGGAATCATCGGCGTAGATGGTACGTTTCGCAAAGGAGATGTGGTGGCGCTCGACGACATTCGAGGCCAAGAGTTTGCCCGCGGCTTGTCGAACTACGCCTCCGAAGAAATCGCCCGCATCAAGGGGCTCAAGACCGACCAAATCGCCACCGCTCTCGGCCACTGCCCCCACGATGAGGTGATCCACCGCGACCATCTCGCAAGGGGCGAGGGGCGAGGGACGAGGGGCTAG
- a CDS encoding amidophosphoribosyltransferase has translation MSDLHHECGIAAVYHLPGREISPLCPEQGPEEVSRLVPRMLLDIQNRGQLSAGMTSFNPNRNQLLSTYKDVGSVSETFRMNHAGKYESLMKDHSGRAAIGHVRYATCGAEDLNYAQPFERQHLQKHKWFSFGFNGQLANYQELRKEVLADDDNHLSRDNDTEIILHCISQELSGDRRPAMVDVMRNISQRFDGAYNLVILNALGDLVVARDPLGIRPLCYAKEGPLLAAASESVALLNLGFASESIKSLLPGQAIIVTDGRMEMHTFARSARRAHCFFEWIYFANVASTMDGRSVYLSRKRLGEEMARLETLDIDADTIVVPVPDTSKAAADAMAYKLKVPSLEGLIRNRYSGRTFIEGGGNRKRKAETKYTPLREVLEGKRVLLVEDSIVRSTTMRVLVKRIRDMGMAREIHVRVACPPIIAPCFYGIDFSTIGELFAPRYVNGAGLTDEVQAEMAARLGANSLRYLPVESICRAIGFDSDQLCQACITGKYPTVCGHELYQIALGNVGGEPGGRTYELKAT, from the coding sequence ATGAGCGATTTGCACCATGAATGCGGCATCGCGGCGGTTTATCATCTTCCGGGCCGGGAAATCAGCCCGCTTTGCCCCGAGCAGGGGCCGGAAGAAGTGTCGCGGCTTGTGCCGCGAATGCTCCTCGACATCCAAAATCGAGGTCAGCTTTCGGCCGGAATGACATCGTTCAACCCCAACCGCAACCAATTGCTCAGCACCTACAAGGATGTGGGGAGCGTCAGCGAAACGTTTCGGATGAACCATGCCGGCAAATATGAAAGCCTGATGAAAGACCATTCGGGCCGGGCCGCCATCGGCCATGTCCGTTATGCCACTTGCGGAGCCGAAGATCTCAACTATGCCCAGCCGTTCGAGCGGCAGCACTTGCAAAAGCACAAGTGGTTCAGCTTCGGTTTCAACGGCCAATTGGCAAATTATCAGGAGCTGCGCAAGGAGGTGCTCGCCGACGACGACAATCACCTTTCCCGCGACAACGATACCGAAATCATCCTGCACTGCATCAGCCAGGAGCTCTCGGGCGACCGCCGGCCGGCAATGGTCGACGTCATGCGAAACATCAGCCAGCGGTTCGACGGGGCTTACAACCTCGTGATCCTGAATGCCCTCGGCGATCTGGTCGTGGCCCGCGATCCGCTCGGCATTCGGCCGCTTTGCTATGCGAAGGAAGGGCCGCTTTTGGCCGCGGCCAGCGAAAGTGTCGCCCTATTGAATCTCGGCTTCGCCAGCGAGAGCATCAAAAGCTTGCTGCCCGGGCAGGCGATCATCGTCACCGACGGCCGGATGGAGATGCACACGTTTGCCCGCAGCGCACGCCGGGCGCATTGCTTCTTCGAGTGGATTTATTTCGCCAACGTGGCCAGCACGATGGATGGCCGCAGCGTTTATTTATCGCGCAAGCGGCTTGGGGAGGAAATGGCTCGGTTGGAGACGCTCGATATCGACGCCGACACGATCGTCGTTCCGGTGCCCGACACGAGCAAGGCCGCGGCCGACGCGATGGCCTATAAGCTCAAGGTGCCGTCGCTGGAAGGCTTGATTCGCAATCGCTACAGCGGGCGAACGTTTATCGAAGGGGGCGGCAATCGCAAGCGCAAAGCGGAAACGAAATACACGCCGCTCCGCGAAGTGCTCGAAGGCAAGCGAGTCCTGTTGGTCGAAGATTCGATCGTCCGCTCGACCACGATGCGCGTGCTCGTGAAACGAATTCGCGATATGGGGATGGCGCGCGAGATCCATGTGCGGGTCGCCTGTCCGCCGATCATTGCCCCGTGCTTTTACGGGATCGATTTTTCCACGATTGGCGAGTTGTTTGCGCCGCGCTACGTCAATGGCGCAGGGCTGACCGACGAAGTTCAGGCCGAAATGGCGGCTCGCTTGGGCGCGAATTCGCTCCGCTATCTGCCGGTTGAATCGATTTGCCGGGCGATCGGGTTCGACAGCGATCAACTTTGCCAGGCCTGCATCACCGGCAAGTATCCCACGGTTTGCGGCCACGAGCTCTACCAGATCGCGCTGGGAAATGTCGGCGGCGAGCCCGGCGGCCGGACGTATGAGTTGAAGGCGACATGA
- a CDS encoding aldo/keto reductase produces MQMVNLGSTGLKVSRLCLGCMTYGSKKWREWVLEEEASQPFFRRALELGINFFDTADVYSLGVSEEILGRALKTFGIPRDRVVIATKVFNPMGDDPNQRGLSRKHLRHAIDNSLRRLGTDYVDLYQIHRFDPETPIEETLAALDDVVRAGKALYIGASSMFAWQFSEMLHASDRLSLSRFVTMQNHYNLVYREEEREMIPLCRSEGIGIIPWSPLARGFLAGNRKAAEKGYGETSRAKTDDFAHHLYYQDSDFAVVDRVSELASKHGVSNAQIALAWVLHQPGITAPIVGASKLQHLEEAVKALDVKLSDDELKSLAEPYRPHPVLGHS; encoded by the coding sequence ATGCAGATGGTCAATCTTGGTTCGACTGGCCTGAAGGTCTCGCGGCTCTGCCTGGGCTGCATGACCTATGGCAGCAAGAAGTGGCGCGAGTGGGTGCTGGAAGAAGAAGCCAGCCAACCATTCTTCCGCCGGGCCTTGGAGTTGGGAATCAACTTTTTCGACACGGCCGATGTCTATTCGCTCGGCGTTAGCGAGGAGATTTTGGGCCGGGCCCTGAAAACCTTCGGCATCCCGCGTGACCGGGTGGTCATTGCCACCAAAGTGTTCAACCCGATGGGCGATGACCCCAATCAGCGCGGCCTGTCGCGCAAGCATCTTCGCCATGCAATCGATAATAGCTTGCGGCGGCTGGGAACGGATTATGTCGATCTCTACCAGATTCATCGCTTCGATCCGGAAACGCCGATCGAAGAAACGCTCGCGGCGCTCGATGATGTCGTTCGGGCGGGCAAGGCGCTCTACATCGGCGCGTCGTCGATGTTTGCGTGGCAGTTTTCCGAAATGCTGCATGCCTCTGATCGGCTGAGCCTGAGCCGATTCGTCACGATGCAGAATCACTACAACCTTGTTTATCGCGAAGAAGAGCGCGAAATGATTCCGCTCTGCCGATCGGAGGGGATCGGGATCATTCCCTGGAGCCCGTTGGCCCGCGGATTTCTGGCCGGCAATCGCAAGGCGGCCGAAAAAGGATACGGCGAAACATCGCGTGCCAAGACCGACGATTTTGCCCATCATCTCTACTACCAGGATTCGGATTTTGCCGTCGTCGATCGGGTCAGTGAGTTGGCGTCGAAGCACGGGGTGTCGAACGCTCAGATCGCGTTGGCTTGGGTGCTGCACCAACCGGGAATCACCGCTCCCATCGTCGGCGCGAGCAAATTGCAGCATCTGGAAGAGGCGGTGAAAGCGCTCGACGTGAAGCTTTCAGACGACGAGTTGAAATCACTCGCCGAGCCGTATCGGCCGCATCCCGTGCTGGGGCACTCCTAA
- a CDS encoding dienelactone hydrolase family protein: MHDEPHSVLPKTDFTRRGFVVTTLAAGFAAAIQPVSAETISTSAAGLEAGEVKIPATGGEMPAYRAMPSAGGPLPVVLVVEEIFGVHEHIKDICRRFAKLGYMAVAPELFARQGDVSKIKEIGDIVSKVVSKVPDAQVMSDLDATVRWAKEGGKGNTDKLSITGFCWGGRIVWLYAAHNPKLKAGVAWYGPLVGKPDELHPKTAVELAAQLKAPVLGLYGGADTHITAEHVEQMRKALQDANRPGEIVVYPGAPHGFNADYRPSYHKEAAEDGWKRLQAWFKKYGAAPSA, translated from the coding sequence ATGCACGATGAGCCTCACAGCGTTTTGCCGAAAACCGATTTCACGCGGCGTGGATTTGTTGTCACGACGTTGGCCGCCGGATTCGCCGCGGCGATCCAGCCCGTATCTGCGGAAACCATTTCGACGAGTGCGGCCGGCCTGGAAGCCGGCGAGGTGAAGATTCCCGCCACGGGTGGCGAAATGCCAGCCTACCGCGCCATGCCGTCGGCTGGGGGGCCGTTACCCGTGGTGCTCGTGGTCGAAGAAATCTTCGGCGTGCACGAGCACATCAAGGATATTTGCCGGCGATTCGCAAAGCTCGGCTACATGGCCGTCGCGCCGGAACTATTCGCCCGGCAAGGCGATGTGTCGAAGATCAAGGAGATTGGCGACATCGTGTCCAAGGTGGTGTCGAAAGTGCCCGACGCCCAGGTGATGTCCGATCTCGATGCAACCGTCCGTTGGGCCAAAGAGGGCGGCAAAGGAAACACCGACAAGCTAAGCATTACCGGCTTTTGTTGGGGCGGCCGGATCGTTTGGCTGTATGCGGCCCACAATCCGAAACTGAAGGCCGGCGTTGCATGGTATGGCCCGCTGGTGGGCAAGCCGGATGAATTGCATCCCAAAACGGCGGTCGAATTGGCAGCGCAGTTGAAAGCGCCAGTGCTTGGCCTCTATGGCGGCGCCGATACGCATATCACTGCCGAACACGTCGAGCAGATGCGCAAAGCCCTTCAGGATGCCAATCGGCCTGGCGAGATCGTCGTTTATCCCGGCGCGCCGCACGGCTTCAATGCCGACTACCGACCGAGCTACCACAAAGAAGCCGCCGAAGATGGCTGGAAGCGCCTGCAGGCATGGTTCAAGAAATACGGCGCGGCCCCGTCGGCATAG
- a CDS encoding methyltransferase domain-containing protein, producing the protein MRRSDRVLAAYVCQRRATELVPGDPDGWYALAEPAHITGRRDEARAAYERYRQSHPDDVEIQHLLVALRDEQPPDRAPDHYIKYLYSYFADFYDDNMRGDLDYRAPELLNAALVAAVGERTDLTVLDLGCGTGLFGELFRPRSRRLIGIDLSVEMIERASRRTVINAGDPNRLYDHLEVAEITAWLADQRPRPQTGVPAESSRFDVVAACDTLIYFGDLRQVIPAAARHLAPGGVLGFTVEQGEEFPFRLGDSGRFAHHRDHLLEVGTGRAAGGEPNRGSAPL; encoded by the coding sequence TTGCGGCGCAGCGATCGCGTTCTGGCGGCATACGTTTGCCAGCGGCGGGCAACGGAACTCGTGCCCGGCGATCCCGATGGCTGGTATGCGCTCGCGGAGCCAGCCCATATCACAGGCCGCCGCGACGAAGCTCGTGCCGCATACGAGCGTTATCGACAATCGCATCCCGACGACGTCGAAATCCAACATCTGTTGGTCGCGCTCCGCGATGAGCAACCGCCGGACCGTGCGCCCGATCACTACATCAAGTATCTCTACAGCTACTTTGCCGATTTCTACGACGACAACATGCGTGGCGACTTGGATTATCGCGCGCCGGAGTTGTTGAATGCCGCTTTGGTCGCCGCCGTCGGCGAGCGAACGGATTTGACGGTGCTCGACCTCGGCTGCGGCACCGGCCTTTTCGGCGAGCTTTTCCGCCCGCGTTCGCGCCGGCTTATCGGCATCGATCTCTCGGTCGAAATGATCGAGCGGGCCAGCCGGCGGACGGTAATAAACGCGGGCGATCCGAATCGCCTCTACGATCACTTGGAAGTAGCTGAAATCACCGCATGGCTCGCGGACCAGCGGCCCCGGCCGCAAACCGGCGTACCGGCCGAATCATCGCGATTCGACGTCGTCGCTGCTTGCGACACGCTGATCTACTTCGGCGATCTGCGGCAGGTTATTCCCGCCGCGGCCCGGCATTTAGCTCCCGGCGGCGTGCTGGGGTTCACGGTCGAGCAAGGGGAGGAATTCCCGTTTCGGCTCGGCGATTCGGGCCGTTTTGCCCACCATCGAGACCACTTGCTCGAAGTCGGAACAGGCCGGGCTGCAGGTGGCGAGCCGAACCGCGGAAGTGCTCCGCTATGA
- a CDS encoding hemolysin family protein produces MPAYVGEILIILVLILANGFFSAAEMAIVAARRGRLQQRAEEGDKRAATALELIRDPSRFLATGQIGVTLIGTFTAEFGGANLVGELAQWLATLPVPLVALHAHIAALVVVGLAITVATLILGELVPKRLALHRAEQFARFVAPWMERLSRLAGPAVWLMSSATNALLTLVNSETRQGPTVSVDDIEHMIDTGKAEGVVESVEMKVAVEALRLGDRSVREIMRPRIDLDALDADTPVSEVNGAMAMAGFSRLPVYERDLDHIIGFVHIKDLFLQQYLGRPIQLRKLLHPALFVPESLPLDRLLELFQEQHNQLAIVLDEFGGTEGMVTLEDVLEELVGEIRDEHRREKVDLFVQRDENSWLVDGMLSVADLIERLDIRDVDGQEPRGFSTVSGLVLDGLGRIPVVGDATEWAGLRLEVLAMQGQRIDRILVTRLPAGHAAENGTRT; encoded by the coding sequence ATGCCTGCCTACGTCGGCGAAATCCTGATCATCCTGGTGCTGATCCTGGCCAATGGATTTTTCAGCGCGGCCGAAATGGCGATCGTCGCCGCACGCCGCGGCCGGCTCCAGCAGCGCGCGGAGGAGGGAGATAAACGGGCGGCAACGGCGCTCGAATTGATTCGCGATCCGAGCCGATTTCTGGCCACAGGTCAAATCGGCGTCACGTTGATCGGCACCTTCACGGCCGAGTTCGGCGGAGCGAATCTCGTCGGCGAATTGGCCCAGTGGCTGGCCACGCTTCCCGTTCCGCTCGTGGCGCTCCATGCCCATATCGCGGCGCTCGTCGTCGTCGGCTTGGCGATCACCGTGGCTACGCTGATCTTGGGCGAGTTGGTTCCCAAGCGGCTCGCGCTGCACCGCGCCGAGCAATTTGCCCGCTTCGTCGCCCCGTGGATGGAACGGCTGTCGCGATTGGCCGGCCCCGCGGTGTGGCTGATGAGTTCGGCGACCAACGCACTGCTGACGCTTGTGAACTCGGAAACGCGGCAAGGGCCGACCGTATCGGTCGACGACATCGAACACATGATCGACACCGGCAAAGCCGAAGGCGTGGTCGAATCGGTCGAGATGAAAGTGGCCGTCGAGGCGCTGCGGCTCGGCGATCGCTCGGTTCGCGAAATCATGCGGCCGCGCATCGATCTCGATGCCCTCGATGCCGACACGCCGGTGTCGGAAGTCAACGGCGCGATGGCGATGGCCGGCTTTTCCCGGTTGCCGGTTTACGAGCGCGATCTGGACCACATTATCGGCTTCGTGCACATCAAGGATTTGTTTTTGCAACAATATCTCGGCCGCCCGATCCAATTGCGAAAGCTTTTGCATCCGGCGCTGTTCGTGCCCGAATCGCTGCCGCTCGATCGGCTATTGGAGTTGTTTCAAGAGCAGCACAATCAATTGGCGATCGTGCTCGACGAATTCGGCGGCACGGAGGGGATGGTGACGCTCGAAGACGTGCTCGAGGAATTGGTCGGCGAAATTCGGGACGAGCATCGCCGCGAAAAAGTCGATCTCTTCGTACAGCGCGATGAAAACAGTTGGCTCGTCGATGGCATGTTGAGCGTTGCCGATTTGATCGAGCGGCTCGATATTCGCGATGTCGATGGCCAGGAACCACGTGGCTTCAGCACCGTGTCGGGCCTGGTGCTGGACGGCCTCGGCCGCATCCCCGTCGTCGGCGACGCCACCGAATGGGCCGGCCTGCGCCTGGAAGTGCTCGCGATGCAAGGCCAACGCATCGATCGAATTCTGGTGACGCGGCTGCCCGCCGGCCACGCCGCCGAAAACGGAACGAGAACGTGA